Below is a window of Zymoseptoria tritici IPO323 chromosome 12, whole genome shotgun sequence DNA.
CAGAGCCGGTGTCGCCGAGAATCAAAATGGACAGTGTCAGTATCCTTGCCAAAacgcttctcctccgcaaTCTCACAATCGCCCACATGTCAAGATACGGTAATAAAGCCGACGAACGCGTTCCCTCATATACAAATACTTTCTCCGAGAAGAACGATTTTCGCCATCGCCGCAGAGCTTTTCCATGATCATCAAACTTCAACTCGTCAACTTGGCTCTCCAAACCATGCGCCGTCTCCAAACTCTTCCATCAAAGGACTGTCCCATATCTCCCGTCTGACGTTTCATTTCTGCACAACCAGCAAGGAACAAGCCCATCGCTCACGTATCGAAAGAGGCCACACTTCGTTATTAGTTCTATCGTTAGAAAGACCAAAGTCCCTCCGAAAGCGGCACAGTCGTCAAACATCCCAGTTCCTCGCCTGGGAACTTGATCACGCTGGGACCTCATATTTGGCGGGAGGCTTTCTCGTATTTGGCGGGCGACACATACAAATTTACTATAGCAGAATCGCTGTTTTAACTTGGATGCCAAATACGTTACAAAGGCCCACGCAACTATGTTAAAAAGCAAGGAGCCGACGTGCGAGCGCAggaggcttgccctccgaTGCGCGCGAGCACTCGAGGCGGTCCGCAGGGCTAACATgctatcgtcgttgtcgaaaTAGTCGTTTTAGTAACGATTGTTGGATTTTGGTGGGGCCTCCCGCCAAATATGAGAAATGCTCCCGCCAAATATGAGCTCCCATCACGCTGTGACGCTGTGACGTGCAAGGTCCAGGCTGGCAGGCACGCCAGGACACGGAGGACACTTCCCCGTCTGTAAGCAATATGCAACACGCAACTCCCGCCTGGAGGTGCCCAGCTAGCGCTTTTCCTGCATAACCTCAATCGGCAGAGAGATGCCAGAGAACTTTGAAGAACACGAGATCGACGCTGTTCAGGTGTCATTTTGGACAAGTGAAGAGGAGAGTTCATGCAGAGAAGCGAGCACAACTTTCCGCCTCGGCTCTTCTCCGCGAGTTTCGAAAGTTCAGGCTCCGCTTTGTTCCGCAATGGATCGCGATCTGAAGGATCGGGTCGAGTCAGGCGCGCGGTTGCCATTTCCGGGGTGAGTAATGTCGAGAGCATGTTCGTGAATCGTGAGTGCTTGTCAATGGCGGTGCGAAGTGCGCAAATGATCGATACGATGTTCCCTGTTCGCTGATGGTGTGTATCGGGCAAGACAGCGTGCTTGGTGCGATCATTGTTGAGCATGGCAAGATCTGTCCACACGGCGGCCTGACATGACGAGGCCTTGCGAGGCCAGCACCGCATCAAGTCGCAGACGTATCGAGGCAGACATCGCGGCAGAGGACGTCTTGTTACCCTGGGCTACGGAGGCAGCTCCTGTGTCTCCTGCCAGCAAGAAGTATCCTGATCGCCCGAGGCTCTCCGCAGCTTCAGCCTTGCCACAACCTCCCGTTCGAAGCAATGCTCTCATGCAGGAACAAAAGCATCTTCCAACGCGTGTCGGCTGGTTCGGCATGTTGGTTGGCGCGTCGGAAAGAATGGGAACAAAAAGGCTGGCGGCATTTGCGGCCCATTTGGTGAAACACGAGCGGACTGATGAGCGGACTGGAGTTTCTTGTTGAGCCGCATATTCACGCGATTTTCCCGTGTTTGGCTTCGTTTACGGGTCTGCGAACAGGTTCTTGAGGTCCGGACTGACTGACTAGATGTTTCAGATTTTTCCGGAAAGTTGTTGCTGAACAGGTTTTCGGCTGGTCATTCCAAAAGGTCGACCTTGGACGACATGTGAATACTGGGCCCGCGAGAACGGCAGACAAGTCGTGGCGGAAGCAGGACGTTAGCGGCTTCTGGATTCGTGCTTGCGAACACGAGCCTCTTGCCGATGTCGACGACTCTGGATGAAAGTGGCGAAGAAGTACGGGAAGAAGAATACACTACCGCCATCGAGGCCATCGCCTATCGCCTTCCCGATTACCATGGACATGGATAGCAACATCAATAATATCACCAATAACAAGCCCAAGACGTCCAGCCTCCGTTCCGCCACATACGCATGCAACCCTTCGACCGTTGTACTACTTCTTGCTAAACAAACAACAAAGTCCAAACATAGCAGGCTCTGTCTCACTTCGGTCATACGCTACCAACCATGTGGAGGACTCGTCTTGGTACACGCCGTTATATGACACCAAGCCGTTAGGAAAGACTTTTCGAGCGAAGAACTTCCTGGCGGCCTCCCGCCTCTTGCGTCCCAAGAGAGTAGGGTGCTTGCGGGAGGGACAGAGAAGATCTATGACTTTTGCTCCGAAGAGCGTCAGTGTGAATTTCTGGAACGGTTAAAGGTAAGCTGATCGTGCTGGTCCACAAGGAAGCATACTTGAATGTTTTCACTACCAAGGGACATGTCTGCCCGGTGGAGGTGATATGCTCAGCTCTATGTTTACCTCTATAAGGCGGCTCGCTCTCGATTTCGTCCTCCGCCTGAGCAGAAGGCTGGTTCTGATGACATACCTGCTCGTCCTGAGAGTTCCTCCGTAGCAGCAAGCAGGTCTACTCAGCAAGAAGCTCTCATTACGACAAATTGAGACCAATCTGAACTGACCGAGGCGAAGTACACTGACACATTGAAGAAATGACAGCAATCAAGATAGGAGTTCAATGAAATTTACGACAAGAAATGATCCATTTATTGACACGGACACCGCCTCTCTTAGACGATTCCATTTTCTCAATTTGAGATCCCACTCTCAACGTTGAACTCCCTATCCGACCGGCCTGATCACCAGATGGCCCAAAAAAGCCGTCGCTCCCCAAGATTCCGTTCATGAAAACTTATAGAAAGGCAAAGCTTTACTTCAATTCCACGTTGACCGGCGCACTAACAGGAGCGGAAGAAGCATACGCGCACGTTGCAGTAAGATCGACCTGCGTACAGCCAAGCTCGGTGTCAAGTCCAGTACCCAAGAAGAGGTATTGCACTTTAGCGCCGATAAGCTGCGGACAGACTTGGAGAGTCGAAGCAAGTCCATTGGAGCATGCAAGAGCACCGTTCGCCTCCACCCGGGTGCACTGGACACTGCTATCGCCCGAAGAGTAGTGCTGAATGAACGAAGCGGCGTTCATGCTAGAGAACCAGGTGGCGGTGCCGCTGGTGACTGTGCCGTTGATGTCGTAGATCTGGCcggtgctggtggtggagaagatgatgtttgcgtcgatgtcttcgatgGCGTTGCCTAGATTGGTGGATGCGACGCCGAGGGCGGCTACGGTATCGGCTCGAATTGTGAAGCTCTGGCAAGTTGGAGTGGCGGtcgcggtggaggatgtcgagctggagctggagatCTCTGATACGGTCGTCGTGCTCACTTGCTCAGTCGTGAGCTCCAGAGTCGATGTGCTTGTGACCTCGGAGCTCGTTTCGCTAACAGAGCTAGATTCTGTCGTTTGAGAAGTCTGGCTGCTGGAAGTTTGGCTGCTAATTTCGCTGGTGGCCTCGCTGGTGGTGCTGTCCGTGGCTGTGGCTGTTGTCTCCGATTCCATTGAAGAGTTCGAGGGAGTAGGACTTGTCTCGTTGCCGGGCTGAGTGGTCGCCTCCAGACCTGCAATACTTGATTCACTTGTCGACTCACTTGAAGAGCTTGAGATGGTCGAAGTGGCTTCGACGTTCGCGGGACCGCCAACCTCCGTGCTGCTAGAGGTCTGGCTGTTGGTCTCGCTAATGCTCTCGCTGTTTGTTCCGCTAGCTGTCGAGTATTCCAGAGGAGAGCTTGATGTGGTCGGATCCGCCTGCTCGCTGCCTGGCGCTTCGGTAGCCTCGACGCTGGTAGACGTGTGACTACTTCCTAAAGCTGTCGATTCTGTGGAAGAACCTGATGTAGCTGGACTTCCCTCTGGATTACCTGGCGCTTCGGTAGCCTCCACGCTGGTAGTTGTTTGACTACTCTCCAATGCTGTCGAGTCTTGGGAGGAGCTTGACGTCGTCGGAACCGCCTCCTCGTTGCCTGACGCTTCGGTGGTCGTCGTAATCGTAAGATCGTCGGTAGCGCTAGACGAAGAGGATCCAGCTGAAGTCGATGGCTCTTGAGGAGCCTCAGATATAGAAGTCTCAATGGAGCTTGCCTCGCTGCGCGTCGTGCTCGTAACAATTTCGTCGATGCTAGTGCTTGACGTAGACGTCTCAGATGTGTCCAGCTCTTGAGTGCTAGACTGAGTGGTGCTCTCAATCGTAGATGTCGATACTTCGGCCTGGGGATCGACCGAGTCCGTGCTAGTATTGCTGTCCTCAGTCAGGCTCGATGAACTTATTTCGGACGTCGGAGCCGGGCCAAGGCGCACGCCTCGTCATCGCCCTATAGGATCATGATATGTAGTCTCGAACTCTACTGCTGAAAACGGTGGTATTGTCCGCGCCATGCGCCTCATTCGATTGACATCAGAGGATCGTTGCAATGGAGAAAGTAAGAGGCCGTAGGCTGTGTTGTCAATCTTCGTCCGTGACTGCCAAGTCAATGATGCTGATGGCTACTGCTCAAGGTTGTCCCTTGACGGCTCTGGTGATATTTGGTGCGATTGATGGGTGCCAAGTCGATGCTGGACATATCCAGAAGACCTATTCCTGAGATGATCGAGGAGCGGTAGCACGTAGCTGTGACGACGTTGGCGAAGAGGGATGTATGGCGGattagggttagggtttggGTAAACTTCCGAGCCAGAGGAAAGATGCAAGAGGATTACCTATGCAGTCCAATTGCGGTTGCGGGATAGACAAGCTGGCGCGGGAGGCGAGAGAGGAGATGATGCTGAAATTTTGAAACTCACCGTCGTGCCGTTGCGGATAAATTGTGCTTCCATGACCATGTCGTTCAAACCTAGCCTACGCCGTCACTGACACAACATACCTCAGACCATCATTGACTTGTGCTGCTAGACAGCCTTTTCTGGACAGCAAGGGTGGATGATATCGCGAATGTTGGCGAGCTTCGTCCCCCAGTAGTATGAAGCGGTTCCGACTGCAATCGCCGGCAGTCTGCGCCTCCCCCTCACCTGGCCACAAGAAGACCAGTATTTCGTTGCTCCACTGAAAAAGCAGCGCCGAAGTCTCCTGCTCTCTCTCGTGCGTACATATCCATTTGTGATTTTCTGGAGATGTCTCGTTCGGTCACTTCTCTCCGGTGCAAACGTGGCCAGGCCACTTATTAGAAAGTCGTACCAAGCGTTGCGGTGGATCATCTGTGCACCTACACCAGGTGCGCAGGTAAGATGACTGAAACCCTTGCTGTAGAGTCTCGCCTATGTCTCTACGTGGCAAACCTTCTGCGCACAGTAGTGACCAGCGTTCTCGGTGTTACTCCGGATCGAAGTAGCGTGTATCCGTGTGCCAGACGGAGGCTCGAACCATGGTGCACTGGCAAAGCATGTAGGTTTCTCGCAAATCAAAGCTCTTTCTTCTCCTGACCCAGACCGTTCCCTGGCATCgcgatcttctccttctgcaTCTGGCCCTTGCTCGAATCCGCTGCCTTGGATCTCAATGCCCACAAAGCTGCGACACCCTCCGTGATCATTGCAATCACAGCTCCACAAGCTAAGGCCCAGACGTTGACGCTGATGCTTCCGAGCGGCGCTCTCGGCAAACTCAAGACCCACTCAGCGCTGTGCGGCAACCAGCCCTTTGGTAGCCAGAACATGGCCTGCTTCGAGAACGTCGAGTTGACAATGAAGTTGATACCCTGAGTACCGAGCCAGCGGAGTTTTGAGAAGATGCTGTCGAAGCTGGAGCGGGTAGAGGAGGAGTTGCGAGCTGTTGTATATCGTCAGTAATCGCCCACGAGCTGGATGTTGTCCAATATCTTACTCATCTTATCGTATGCCTCTTTCGCCTTATCGTGCTCACGTCGTAGTCGCGCCCATTTTGCAAAGTTGTCCTGCGCCGAGGTTGCCTTCATTTCGCGTGAGAGTCGGACCACCTCGCTGCGGAGTTTCCGAGCCTCCTTGTCATTCTTTCCTGATGAGGTGAAGATGAGTGTGAAGAACCACCATGCCTGAAATTCATCTATTAGCAGCGACTCGTTGAGGCTGGATCGTTGGGTTCCTCCTACAATGTCGTTGACCTTCTGCGCGCCAATTGTGCTGATTATACTGAGGGAGAGCTgcacgaggaagacgaagaggatggtCGATGTTGGTGTCATGATGCCCTTCGGTTGTGGCGTGAAGCTCGCTGGCGTCTGGCCATTGGGAGTCGTTGCCTCGTCCATGATTGCCGATATGGTGAGAGTATGTTAAGAGAGGACGATGTTGTATGTGCGTAGAGCAACTTTTGTTGGTGTTGAAAGAAGTGACGTACCCCACAGCTTGGAGAGCTTTGCAGGGATGTCGCGACCCTGTTCCACGTTGCTTGCAAGAGCCGCATCGAGAGCTCCGATAACAACCTCAACTTCAACTTTGCCTCACGAAATCACCACCACACACCCTCATCCGCCATGGCACCGAACATCGACCCTGACGTGGGATGCATCATTCCCGAGCCTGGTCAATGGCCCATCGATCCGCAAGAAGACATTCCCATCTCCGAACGAAGGATATGGGTTGACGGctgcttcgacttcttccaccATGGTACACTCGCAATGACATGAACATGCTCACTCGAATATTGGACTGAGCAACTTCCGCAGGCCATGCGGGTGTCATGCTCCAATCACGGCGCCTCGGCGACGAGCTTTACGTCGGACTTCATAACGACGAAGACATAGCCGCCAACAAGGGTCCCACAGTCATGAACCTCGCAGAGCGCACCGCCGCTGTCAACGCATGTCGCTTTTCAACGAAATGTGTCCCGGAAGCGCCGTACGTTACGAGCATTCCTTGGATCTCACACTATGGCTGTCAATACGTGTCGCACGGTGACGATATCACAAGTGATGCCAGTGGAGAAGACTGCTACCGCTTCGTCAAAAGAGCGGGCAGGATGAAGATCGTACCACGGACACCGGGAATCAGCACGACAGACCTTGTTGGGAGGATGTTGGCTGCGACAAAAGATCATCACATCACAAGCCTCCTGGACTGCATTGCTGATAAAGAGCAATGTGAGAGCGAGACTGAAGGAGCTGAGATGAGACTGCGGATAGAACAATATGCTGCGGCACCAAACGGTGTGGATCCGTTCTTGGACGTACATGTATTCGATGCGTCTTCCTCCAAGCTCACATCTTTTGTACCTGGCTTGCGACCTCGCCCTGGTCAGCGTCTGGTCTATGTCGATGGTGGGTtcgacctcttctcctccggccACATCTCTTTCCTCCAAACAGTCTCGTCGCTTGAAGAGAAGCTTGGACAGTCCCGCGATTGGTACACACCGGCTGCGAAACAACAACGCATTTCCGACACCGGATCCGACTATCCTCCAGCGTACATCGTTGCAGGTATCCACGACGATGCCACCATCAACTCCCACCGAGGCGCCAACTACCCCATAATGAATCTTTTCGAGCGCGGCCTGTGTG
It encodes the following:
- a CDS encoding CH5 domain-containing protein (hypothetical CH5 domain protein), with the protein product MTPTSTILFVFLVQLSLSIISTIGAQKVNDIAWWFFTLIFTSSGKNDKEARKLRSEVVRLSREMKATSAQDNFAKWARLRREHDKAKEAYDKMTRNSSSTRSSFDSIFSKLRWLGTQGINFIVNSTFSKQAMFWLPKGWLPHSAEWVLSLPRAPLGSISVNVWALACGAVIAMITEGVAALWALRSKAADSSKGQMQKEKIAMPGNGLGQEKKEL